One segment of Acidianus sp. HS-5 DNA contains the following:
- a CDS encoding CoB--CoM heterodisulfide reductase iron-sulfur subunit A family protein — translation MAGEKVLVIGSGPAGLSATKELLNMGVDVVLVEKESYLGGTPKKLKYSLLFPELRPASEVIDPLVKSAEGVKKYMESIVEGVKPEGKGFTVTIKDKSGKTTTEKVSAIIASSGFEHFDSRRKYEYGYGIIPNIYQISDIEKMLSENKVVTTKGTPPKRVAILLCVGSRDATVGNTYCSRVCCAVSIKQAMEIKQRIPDAVVHIYYMDIRTYGLMEDKLYWRSQLEYRVGFIRGRISEFMRGPNDTVIIKGEDTMNLNRALVVPYDMVILANGMELGLGSKQVAKALGLEFEEHGFVKPLDPDRLPVQSTKKGIFLAGAITGPKTISDSITEGQAAAMKAYEYITKGVWEEPVKVEVVHH, via the coding sequence GTGGCAGGAGAAAAAGTTCTCGTAATAGGATCTGGGCCCGCAGGACTCTCTGCAACTAAGGAACTGCTAAACATGGGTGTTGATGTAGTCTTAGTAGAAAAAGAATCATACTTAGGGGGAACTCCTAAGAAATTAAAGTACAGCTTACTATTCCCAGAATTAAGACCTGCTTCAGAAGTTATTGATCCATTAGTAAAATCTGCTGAAGGAGTGAAGAAATATATGGAAAGCATCGTTGAGGGAGTAAAGCCAGAAGGCAAAGGTTTTACAGTTACAATAAAAGATAAGTCAGGAAAAACTACTACCGAGAAAGTAAGTGCAATAATAGCATCTTCAGGTTTCGAGCACTTCGACTCTAGGAGAAAATACGAGTACGGTTATGGAATAATTCCTAACATTTATCAAATATCAGACATAGAGAAGATGCTTTCAGAGAATAAGGTAGTTACAACAAAGGGAACTCCTCCAAAGAGAGTTGCGATCTTATTATGTGTAGGCTCTAGAGATGCCACAGTAGGAAATACTTACTGCTCCAGAGTTTGCTGTGCGGTATCAATTAAACAAGCAATGGAAATTAAGCAAAGGATTCCAGATGCAGTAGTCCACATTTACTACATGGATATAAGAACATATGGATTAATGGAAGATAAATTGTATTGGAGGTCTCAGTTAGAGTACAGAGTAGGATTCATAAGGGGTAGAATTTCAGAATTTATGAGAGGTCCAAATGATACTGTAATCATTAAAGGAGAGGATACAATGAACTTAAACAGGGCATTAGTAGTTCCTTACGATATGGTTATATTAGCTAACGGTATGGAATTAGGTTTAGGTTCTAAGCAAGTAGCTAAAGCTTTAGGCTTGGAATTTGAGGAGCACGGTTTCGTTAAGCCTTTAGATCCAGATAGGCTTCCAGTACAGTCAACAAAGAAAGGAATATTCTTAGCCGGAGCAATAACAGGTCCAAAGACTATTTCAGATTCAATAACCGAAGGGCAAGCTGCAGCAATGAAGGCTTATGAGTATATAACTAAAGGAGTATGGGAAGAGCCCGTAAAAGTTGAGGTGGTACATCATTAA
- a CDS encoding 4Fe-4S dicluster domain-containing protein: MPIPELEKPIIKGVIEKEKVVVDGVELDGTWNAFLVERTQTGYDPSVWDEVANTLEGVTISACWQCGTCTSGCTMREYDPNFGPRKFIDLARKGDKQALADLQNSLWRCVSCQKCTHRCPKGVMVEEVVHAIHNYTLKHGLAKKDPGTVFDELFLETVMKNGGRISELLLGSASAKAGFVTMSLRDLITMSVPLIKSGLIKDLLKPNKVKNWDRVKEVLEEAMKEEVKPE; encoded by the coding sequence TTGCCAATACCTGAGTTGGAAAAACCTATAATTAAAGGCGTAATTGAAAAGGAAAAAGTAGTAGTAGATGGTGTAGAATTAGACGGAACATGGAATGCATTCTTAGTAGAGAGGACACAAACGGGCTACGATCCTTCAGTGTGGGATGAGGTAGCTAACACGCTAGAAGGAGTTACAATAAGTGCCTGCTGGCAATGCGGCACTTGTACTTCAGGATGCACTATGAGGGAATACGATCCCAACTTCGGGCCAAGGAAATTCATAGACTTAGCTAGGAAGGGAGATAAACAAGCTTTAGCTGATCTTCAAAACTCTTTATGGAGATGTGTATCTTGCCAGAAATGCACTCACAGATGTCCTAAGGGAGTAATGGTAGAAGAAGTTGTTCATGCAATACATAATTATACATTAAAACATGGACTTGCTAAGAAAGACCCCGGAACAGTTTTTGACGAGCTATTCCTTGAGACTGTAATGAAAAACGGGGGAAGAATAAGTGAGCTTTTATTAGGCTCCGCCTCAGCTAAGGCGGGTTTCGTAACTATGAGTTTGAGGGATCTGATAACAATGTCCGTACCCTTAATTAAATCAGGTCTAATAAAAGATCTGTTAAAACCAAATAAGGTAAAGAATTGGGATAGAGTAAAAGAGGTATTAGAGGAAGCAATGAAAGAGGAGGTGAAGCCAGAATGA
- a CDS encoding CoB--CoM heterodisulfide reductase iron-sulfur subunit B family protein, whose translation MSTNNPYGKVALYPGCALDGLGKSYDVSLKLVAEDLGLSFERLDDYNCCGALEVKNVNTMAGLLLPARNLSLARKEGATTVMSACPGCHYSLSRTQYYMSKYPKVREKVNTYLEKMGEKPYDMQLMTIHAVEYFYNSIGIEKIKAKVKRPLTGLKVAPYYGCLYNRPKPYTLAGYMKLKDDPERPIFMDELLKALGAEVVPFEAKTMCCGGPHVYSDVEVALHLEARILKEARRNGADMLIVDCPLGGVALETNMNKIAEKYGEDLRTPIVYFTQLMAFAFGHSPEEALLTANLTNPMSILKKYMQ comes from the coding sequence ATGAGCACCAATAATCCATACGGTAAAGTAGCATTATATCCTGGCTGCGCATTAGATGGCTTAGGAAAGTCCTACGATGTTTCGTTAAAACTGGTAGCCGAAGATTTAGGTTTAAGTTTTGAGAGACTTGACGATTATAACTGTTGCGGAGCTTTAGAAGTTAAGAATGTAAATACTATGGCAGGGTTATTACTACCAGCGAGGAACTTATCTTTAGCTAGAAAAGAAGGAGCCACCACTGTAATGTCAGCCTGTCCAGGTTGTCATTACTCTCTATCTAGAACACAATATTACATGAGCAAGTATCCTAAAGTCAGGGAAAAAGTCAATACATACTTAGAGAAAATGGGAGAGAAACCATATGATATGCAGTTAATGACAATTCATGCTGTTGAATATTTCTATAATAGTATAGGGATTGAAAAAATAAAGGCTAAGGTTAAGAGGCCTCTAACAGGATTAAAAGTAGCTCCTTACTATGGTTGCTTGTATAATAGACCTAAGCCCTATACTTTAGCAGGATATATGAAATTAAAGGATGATCCAGAGAGACCCATATTCATGGATGAGTTACTGAAGGCTTTAGGAGCAGAGGTAGTGCCTTTTGAAGCTAAAACAATGTGCTGCGGTGGGCCTCACGTGTATTCAGATGTAGAGGTTGCCCTACACTTAGAAGCCAGAATATTAAAGGAAGCAAGGAGAAACGGGGCCGATATGCTTATCGTAGACTGTCCTTTAGGAGGCGTAGCATTAGAGACTAATATGAATAAGATAGCTGAAAAGTACGGAGAAGATCTGAGAACGCCTATAGTATACTTCACGCAATTGATGGCCTTCGCTTTTGGTCATAGTCCAGAGGAAGCATTATTGACTGCTAACTTAACTAATCCAATGAGTATTTTAAAGAAATACATGCAATGA
- a CDS encoding OsmC family protein has protein sequence MNMITFTVEGRLEGDVAKTCVAGKEVDIGLMGSDYPTPEEMLLSSALSCMMLTIYYVAREMNVKVDEVEGYIEGTMDPKGFQGDPNVPPGLLEINYFINVKSKDERINEVLEQSMRRCPLKDTLIRQIKVNVNWKVEK, from the coding sequence ATTAACATGATAACCTTTACAGTAGAGGGAAGACTGGAAGGAGATGTTGCAAAAACTTGTGTTGCAGGAAAAGAAGTTGACATAGGTTTAATGGGCTCAGATTATCCAACACCAGAAGAGATGCTATTATCCTCAGCACTTTCCTGTATGATGCTAACTATTTACTATGTAGCAAGAGAAATGAACGTAAAGGTTGATGAAGTTGAAGGCTATATTGAAGGAACTATGGATCCTAAAGGTTTTCAAGGAGACCCTAACGTTCCTCCAGGTTTACTTGAGATCAACTACTTTATCAACGTAAAAAGCAAGGATGAGAGAATAAACGAAGTTTTAGAACAGTCCATGAGGAGATGCCCTCTTAAAGATACTCTTATAAGACAAATAAAAGTTAACGTAAATTGGAAAGTTGAAAAATAA
- a CDS encoding CBS domain-containing protein, whose amino-acid sequence MSLEFMVKNKVDKAVVNEGGKRKLVTLKSLLFNKEENFYEVEGELRESEIYDLIYEYHFLFFPSLNLLIDAKDFIKVSKAKDIEVGEVMDVEPIVAPPEETVLNVMQKMKEKDEEYAVVVCDSLPCGILDLFGVGNAVLEGKTNESVITFAVKEFFKVTPESSLETARKLMVKSIFLLPVVDFKVLLGSISWKEVFDNLDKKLMFHEFHRKNF is encoded by the coding sequence ATGAGCCTAGAATTCATGGTAAAAAATAAGGTAGATAAAGCAGTAGTTAATGAAGGAGGAAAAAGAAAACTAGTGACGTTAAAAAGTCTGCTGTTCAACAAGGAGGAGAACTTTTACGAAGTTGAAGGAGAACTGAGAGAAAGTGAAATATATGATCTCATTTATGAATACCATTTTTTATTTTTCCCATCTTTGAACCTTCTAATTGATGCTAAAGATTTCATAAAAGTTAGTAAAGCTAAAGATATTGAGGTAGGTGAAGTAATGGATGTAGAACCGATAGTTGCCCCACCAGAAGAGACAGTGCTTAACGTCATGCAGAAAATGAAAGAAAAGGATGAAGAATATGCTGTAGTTGTATGTGACAGTTTACCTTGCGGTATTTTGGATTTATTTGGTGTAGGTAATGCTGTACTGGAAGGGAAAACAAATGAGAGCGTTATTACCTTTGCAGTGAAGGAGTTCTTTAAGGTTACTCCAGAGTCTTCTTTAGAGACTGCTAGGAAGTTAATGGTAAAGTCGATTTTCCTTCTTCCAGTAGTGGATTTCAAGGTCTTATTAGGAAGTATTTCTTGGAAGGAAGTTTTCGATAATTTAGATAAGAAGCTAATGTTTCATGAATTTCATAGGAAAAATTTTTAG
- a CDS encoding glycine cleavage system protein H gives MVVESNCEIPESLLYYIEGKNTVWAKQESADVILVGITDIAQTMAGKIVKVRIKKKGIKVEKGRPLATMESGKWAGPVPAPVSGEIIDVNAAAEKDPVIINRDPYGQGWLVRMKVSNPEELKQLYTGDQAVQKLKELISSEKLSCKRL, from the coding sequence TTGGTAGTCGAATCCAACTGTGAAATTCCTGAAAGTCTTCTTTATTATATTGAAGGTAAAAACACAGTTTGGGCAAAGCAAGAATCAGCAGACGTAATTTTAGTAGGAATAACGGACATAGCCCAAACTATGGCAGGTAAAATAGTTAAAGTTAGAATAAAGAAGAAGGGAATTAAAGTAGAAAAGGGCAGGCCTTTAGCTACAATGGAAAGCGGTAAGTGGGCTGGGCCAGTTCCAGCTCCTGTCTCAGGAGAAATTATAGACGTTAATGCAGCGGCAGAGAAGGACCCAGTAATTATTAACAGAGACCCATATGGTCAAGGTTGGTTGGTTAGAATGAAAGTAAGTAATCCTGAAGAGCTAAAGCAGCTCTATACTGGAGATCAAGCAGTACAGAAATTAAAGGAGTTAATATCCTCAGAGAAATTGTCGTGTAAGAGGCTTTGA
- a CDS encoding biotin/lipoate A/B protein ligase family protein — protein MSWRFAALPPQDGYHMVTSFVSVADYVSRGGKNTLMVFYAKEPFVNVGVNQEVWLEVNLDFTKQHSIPVVRRDLGGGTVVITPGEHDFFIVLRQEDAPSDPQSLYKKYLTPIVNVIKSYGLDAQLRDQDIVVNGKKISGNGAMTHEKAVVIAGNILLSFDANFVSKCIKVPSEKFRDKVAKDMSEWLTSMEKELGYVPDRNELNRKIKEEYEKELGIKFEESSLTPEEIELWDKLAEDKRREEWIYYRDNRHPDLKTDRCVKISSAVAVCHVDYKARKLLRITVKILNKKLDEVSVSGDFFVMSPQGFLDRLEDSLTGIEVSKINEKIDEVFSSEKPVIFGFTVDDLKKAFEEILSKPEVREII, from the coding sequence ATGAGCTGGAGGTTTGCGGCGCTACCTCCCCAAGACGGTTACCACATGGTTACTTCCTTCGTTTCTGTAGCCGATTATGTGAGTAGGGGAGGTAAAAATACATTAATGGTTTTTTATGCCAAAGAACCTTTCGTCAATGTTGGTGTAAATCAAGAAGTCTGGCTTGAGGTTAATCTCGATTTTACTAAACAGCACAGCATTCCAGTAGTTAGGAGGGATTTAGGAGGCGGAACTGTTGTAATAACTCCCGGAGAGCACGACTTCTTTATTGTACTAAGGCAGGAAGATGCTCCTTCGGATCCACAATCTCTCTATAAGAAATACCTGACTCCTATAGTAAATGTAATTAAGAGTTACGGTCTCGACGCTCAGCTAAGAGACCAAGATATAGTAGTTAATGGTAAAAAAATCAGTGGAAATGGCGCAATGACTCATGAGAAGGCAGTAGTAATTGCAGGAAATATCTTACTCTCATTTGATGCGAATTTCGTAAGTAAGTGTATCAAGGTACCTTCTGAAAAATTCAGGGATAAAGTTGCTAAGGACATGAGTGAATGGTTAACTTCAATGGAGAAGGAGTTAGGTTACGTCCCTGACAGAAATGAGCTTAACAGAAAAATTAAGGAAGAATATGAGAAAGAACTAGGAATAAAATTCGAGGAATCTTCATTAACTCCTGAAGAAATAGAACTTTGGGATAAATTAGCTGAGGATAAGAGAAGGGAGGAATGGATTTACTATAGAGATAACAGACATCCAGACTTGAAGACTGATAGGTGCGTTAAGATTTCCTCAGCTGTTGCTGTATGTCACGTTGATTATAAGGCTAGAAAGTTGCTAAGGATAACGGTTAAGATTCTTAATAAAAAGTTGGATGAGGTATCAGTTTCAGGAGACTTCTTCGTAATGTCTCCTCAAGGATTTCTAGATAGGTTAGAAGACTCCTTGACTGGAATTGAGGTTAGTAAAATTAATGAAAAAATTGACGAGGTATTTAGTTCAGAAAAGCCAGTAATCTTCGGTTTTACTGTAGATGACTTAAAGAAGGCGTTTGAGGAGATTTTAAGTAAACCTGAAGTTAGGGAAATTATCTAA
- a CDS encoding nitroreductase family protein — translation MHEDILQFLMNRRSIRSFQKKDVDDELLKKLIYVANHAPNSMNRTPWKFIIIRDEQTKVELSKLHKGATHLSYAPVNIAVVGEPDVSPDTWMVDVVNATMYFVLAAYAVGLGIGWVAAYENETAKKILGIPKEKVLVTLLSVGYPDPEYKPKPKTVKKPEEVILHEKWK, via the coding sequence ATGCATGAAGATATACTCCAATTTCTTATGAATAGAAGGAGTATAAGAAGCTTCCAGAAAAAAGACGTTGATGATGAACTTCTAAAGAAGCTAATCTACGTAGCAAACCACGCACCAAATTCGATGAACAGAACACCTTGGAAGTTCATAATAATTAGAGATGAGCAGACAAAAGTCGAACTTTCAAAATTGCATAAGGGCGCTACTCACTTGTCATATGCTCCAGTTAATATAGCAGTTGTAGGGGAGCCAGACGTAAGTCCAGACACTTGGATGGTTGATGTAGTTAACGCTACAATGTATTTTGTTCTTGCAGCTTATGCAGTAGGCTTAGGGATAGGCTGGGTTGCAGCTTACGAAAACGAGACTGCAAAGAAGATATTAGGAATCCCAAAGGAAAAAGTTCTGGTGACCTTACTGTCAGTGGGATACCCAGACCCAGAGTATAAACCAAAGCCTAAAACAGTTAAAAAACCAGAAGAAGTAATATTACATGAAAAATGGAAGTAA
- a CDS encoding PQQ-binding-like beta-propeller repeat protein, whose protein sequence is MREIYRLALGIIIALLVGIGIGYAIWGTYRPAISSMGIKMVLYRIDGFPVCVYFQTNSHVVQNGSWTLFDNSQNRIPTVSGDLNVSWVYQQLMPAFSFNNISGWLKLIKTYSPKFREGYVQMAGDAVPPSYADGIVYVASSDDMLYAINVTNGNTIFIAQMPDTLMSQPLIYHGMVYVGLGGAFFTYSQGLLNAYGGGHRGEFTGLSGLMALNATNGKPIWFFQTKSQVMPTPVIIGNVIYFDDGNGYVYAVNADTGKLIWKLGSFGTANMASLDYVNTSNGTIIVAGFSSAYPINISQIVGIYTYGKIAWITKLPFTYDSGPGDAVIAVSGDHVVDGFISGYPIHKGPLFNETLVREVVLALNGTNGHIIWIRNVSGYTLPTGANNGESPAIVGHYVFINNRKDGLIMALNLSNGNTIWEDHLARGAPGLIGPTYVDGYILNPDFEYIQVINATTGKLINLYPTGQDLVIDTPLVVGNTVIVDGAFNYVEAIPLYYVIHNTTSILEIYRSHFVSAIPSCQNDPAGGSTTQPSQVYFILHQIVDSLTRFIQLFESILSKV, encoded by the coding sequence ATGAGAGAAATATATAGATTAGCCTTGGGGATTATTATAGCCCTCTTAGTTGGAATAGGAATTGGTTACGCAATATGGGGTACTTATAGGCCAGCAATAAGTAGTATGGGTATAAAGATGGTGCTTTATAGGATAGACGGGTTCCCAGTATGTGTTTATTTCCAGACAAATAGCCATGTAGTCCAAAATGGCTCTTGGACCTTATTTGATAATTCTCAGAACAGAATACCTACAGTTAGTGGAGATCTTAACGTTAGTTGGGTATATCAGCAACTGATGCCAGCCTTCAGTTTTAATAACATAAGCGGGTGGTTAAAGCTGATAAAGACCTATTCTCCTAAGTTTAGGGAAGGATATGTCCAAATGGCTGGAGATGCCGTTCCCCCATCTTATGCAGACGGAATAGTATATGTTGCGTCCTCAGACGATATGTTATATGCAATAAATGTGACTAACGGGAATACGATATTTATCGCACAAATGCCAGATACGCTAATGTCACAACCCCTAATTTACCATGGAATGGTTTATGTAGGTCTGGGAGGAGCATTTTTCACTTACTCGCAAGGTCTCCTTAATGCTTACGGTGGCGGTCATAGAGGAGAATTCACTGGTCTCTCTGGGCTAATGGCTCTTAATGCTACAAACGGTAAGCCCATATGGTTCTTCCAGACGAAATCTCAGGTTATGCCTACTCCAGTCATCATTGGTAACGTAATTTACTTCGATGATGGAAACGGATATGTTTACGCAGTCAATGCCGACACTGGAAAACTTATCTGGAAACTAGGCTCATTCGGTACGGCCAATATGGCAAGCTTAGACTATGTTAATACGTCTAATGGAACTATAATTGTGGCTGGTTTCTCCTCGGCATATCCAATTAATATATCACAAATTGTAGGTATTTACACTTACGGTAAAATAGCGTGGATAACAAAATTACCTTTCACTTATGATTCTGGTCCGGGTGATGCTGTTATTGCTGTATCTGGGGATCACGTTGTGGACGGATTCATATCTGGATATCCTATTCACAAGGGACCTTTATTTAATGAGACGTTAGTTAGGGAAGTAGTCTTAGCCTTAAACGGGACAAATGGTCACATTATCTGGATAAGGAACGTATCCGGATACACTCTTCCTACTGGTGCAAATAATGGCGAGAGTCCTGCAATTGTAGGCCATTATGTTTTCATTAATAATAGAAAAGACGGATTAATCATGGCCCTTAACTTAAGTAACGGAAATACAATCTGGGAGGATCATTTAGCTAGGGGTGCTCCAGGGCTAATAGGCCCGACTTATGTGGACGGTTATATTTTAAACCCAGACTTCGAGTATATTCAAGTAATTAATGCCACAACTGGAAAACTCATTAACTTATATCCTACTGGGCAAGATCTGGTAATAGATACACCTCTGGTAGTGGGTAATACGGTAATTGTTGATGGTGCATTTAACTATGTTGAGGCAATTCCGCTATATTACGTAATTCATAATACTACTTCAATTCTTGAAATATATCGTTCACACTTTGTTTCTGCAATTCCATCATGTCAAAATGATCCAGCAGGAGGTTCTACTACACAACCATCACAAGTATATTTCATATTACATCAGATAGTGGACTCTTTAACTAGGTTTATACAACTGTTTGAGTCAATACTTTCAAAGGTATAA
- a CDS encoding PaREP1 family protein, with the protein MQLPNDEVIRKEAKEKGIDEEVLLIDNLSNDLDPTIRYTLYEEKAKDLLSEAKKYLEERDFIQASEKAWGACASIVKAYAEKNGLEHYRHRELEEIMSGIISQMNGDKELISEWSTCLRFHSNFYDNFMTEKNLYSSLELVENFIKNMENGIER; encoded by the coding sequence ATGCAGTTACCAAATGACGAGGTCATAAGGAAAGAAGCTAAAGAAAAAGGAATTGATGAGGAAGTATTATTGATTGACAACTTATCCAATGATCTTGATCCCACTATCAGATATACACTGTATGAGGAGAAAGCTAAAGACCTTTTATCGGAGGCTAAGAAATACCTTGAGGAGAGAGACTTCATTCAAGCTTCAGAAAAAGCTTGGGGAGCTTGCGCGTCAATCGTTAAAGCTTACGCTGAGAAAAATGGGCTAGAACATTATAGACACAGAGAGTTGGAGGAAATAATGAGCGGTATAATATCACAAATGAATGGTGATAAGGAATTAATTTCAGAATGGTCTACGTGCCTTCGTTTTCATTCGAACTTTTATGACAATTTCATGACTGAGAAGAATTTATATTCATCTTTAGAGTTGGTAGAGAATTTTATCAAAAATATGGAAAATGGTATTGAACGCTAA
- a CDS encoding PaREP1 family protein: protein MSNVNLLSASDVLLKEADEFLEKGDVVQASEKYYKAAEEAVKLLTKALNLQDILQKVKEEGYWSLGILHDAVIELSEKLNDNRIVDLWKSAVIILTANLSKDILIIEAEKVRELVELADEITNFKLD from the coding sequence ATGTCGAATGTTAATCTCTTGTCTGCCTCGGATGTATTGCTTAAGGAGGCTGATGAGTTTTTAGAGAAGGGTGATGTTGTTCAAGCTTCTGAGAAGTATTATAAGGCTGCAGAGGAGGCTGTAAAGCTCTTAACTAAAGCACTTAACCTCCAAGATATATTGCAAAAAGTAAAGGAAGAAGGATATTGGAGTTTAGGAATTCTTCATGATGCTGTGATTGAATTATCGGAAAAACTGAATGATAATAGGATTGTAGATTTATGGAAATCAGCTGTTATAATACTTACTGCAAACTTATCTAAGGATATCTTGATAATTGAAGCAGAGAAAGTGAGAGAACTTGTCGAGCTCGCAGATGAAATCACAAATTTTAAACTGGATTAA
- a CDS encoding PaREP1 family protein, producing MKSQILNWIKEADEFLEKGDVVQASEKYYKAAEEAVKLLAKTLNLQDILQKVMKNGRWSSTLLFEGARAISPEMYSVWSDAWYLHIYGFHEMRLTYEEVKTLSQNIHKIVKMMNII from the coding sequence ATGAAATCACAAATTTTAAACTGGATTAAGGAGGCTGATGAGTTTTTAGAGAAGGGTGATGTTGTTCAAGCTTCTGAGAAGTATTATAAGGCTGCAGAGGAGGCTGTAAAGCTCTTGGCCAAAACGTTGAACTTACAAGATATATTACAAAAAGTAATGAAAAACGGTAGATGGTCTTCTACCTTACTTTTTGAAGGAGCTAGAGCTATTTCTCCAGAAATGTACTCCGTGTGGTCTGACGCATGGTATTTGCATATTTATGGATTTCATGAAATGAGACTTACCTATGAAGAAGTTAAGACGTTATCTCAAAATATTCATAAAATTGTAAAAATGATGAACATAATTTAA
- a CDS encoding PQQ-binding-like beta-propeller repeat protein — MNLKILAGFLVLGVIILSAITFFNFTTIVAQDKGDMQSKGPVMYNYDEYNGTYFPHTLMVVYYPCNATCGNLGFPSVWPVTNGNQCHNAVVSTTCQALLQGVNWQLPLLNYVGGVAIPLSTPPCKLPWAQQLGVKGALVYYTQMVGEPLGVTLACGLLYATEDSMPGSITAINPVTGKIVWMVNGLAGPAMNNPIVYHGIVFVSVGGVCFTFSQFVHFEQHQYCKIHRGRCGAVYAFNATDGQLLWMRFTYGEAMPAPAIYDGILAYTTGGGCFVGVNATTGQTLWVSHFPGLMGNMASVNYYVLPNGTPLFIAGFTYTASPYGYIIAVNGINGHEAWNATMPSPFVGANTGLGDVAPAVDQKLGIVVDNDIANFSNGYVDMVTFALNATNGKPLWAVNTGRGPIPPAYKGGMPLIVGNVVYDGNPSLGTVNAICILTGRILWSTKLPCLQTPPKFPGGPRGSPTYYHGLLWVSAGQYVYVINPKNGDLLTFYWIGGRLGIMNPVIVGNTMFLSNSYGWVIAIPLSQIYPAYVYY; from the coding sequence ATGAACTTAAAAATATTAGCAGGTTTCCTTGTGTTGGGAGTAATAATCCTATCTGCAATAACTTTCTTTAATTTTACTACCATTGTAGCACAAGACAAGGGAGACATGCAATCCAAAGGTCCAGTAATGTATAATTATGATGAATATAATGGAACTTATTTTCCACACACCCTAATGGTAGTTTATTATCCATGTAACGCAACATGTGGCAACTTAGGTTTTCCATCAGTGTGGCCAGTAACTAACGGAAATCAGTGTCACAACGCAGTAGTAAGCACTACTTGTCAAGCCTTGCTACAAGGAGTGAATTGGCAACTTCCCTTACTGAACTACGTAGGCGGAGTAGCGATACCGTTATCAACACCTCCATGCAAATTACCTTGGGCACAGCAATTAGGAGTTAAAGGAGCGTTAGTTTACTATACTCAAATGGTTGGCGAGCCCTTAGGAGTAACTTTAGCATGTGGGCTACTTTATGCGACAGAAGATAGTATGCCAGGCAGTATAACTGCGATAAACCCTGTAACTGGAAAAATTGTTTGGATGGTAAATGGATTAGCAGGGCCTGCAATGAATAATCCAATAGTATATCATGGAATAGTATTTGTTTCAGTAGGAGGAGTATGCTTTACATTCTCGCAGTTTGTCCATTTTGAACAGCACCAGTACTGTAAGATACACAGAGGTAGGTGCGGAGCTGTTTATGCGTTTAACGCTACTGACGGGCAACTATTATGGATGAGGTTTACTTACGGTGAAGCGATGCCAGCCCCAGCAATTTATGACGGAATTTTAGCTTATACTACTGGAGGAGGATGCTTCGTAGGAGTTAATGCGACTACTGGTCAGACCTTATGGGTTAGCCACTTCCCAGGCTTAATGGGTAACATGGCTAGCGTAAATTACTACGTTTTACCTAACGGAACTCCATTATTCATTGCAGGGTTTACCTATACTGCCTCGCCTTACGGCTACATAATAGCAGTAAACGGAATTAACGGCCATGAGGCATGGAACGCGACAATGCCCTCTCCTTTTGTAGGTGCAAATACTGGGTTGGGAGATGTAGCTCCAGCAGTTGATCAGAAATTAGGAATAGTTGTTGATAATGATATTGCAAACTTCTCCAACGGATACGTGGATATGGTAACATTTGCATTAAACGCTACAAACGGCAAACCATTGTGGGCCGTAAACACTGGTAGAGGGCCTATACCACCTGCATATAAAGGAGGAATGCCATTGATAGTAGGTAACGTAGTTTATGATGGTAACCCATCATTAGGAACTGTTAATGCAATATGCATATTAACTGGGAGGATATTATGGTCAACTAAATTACCATGCCTGCAAACTCCTCCAAAGTTCCCTGGAGGACCTAGAGGATCTCCAACATATTATCACGGCTTACTATGGGTTTCAGCAGGACAATATGTTTACGTGATTAATCCTAAGAACGGAGACCTACTTACGTTCTACTGGATAGGAGGCAGGTTAGGAATAATGAACCCAGTAATTGTAGGAAACACAATGTTCTTATCCAACTCTTACGGCTGGGTAATAGCGATACCACTATCTCAAATATATCCAGCATATGTATATTATTAA